One Apostichopus japonicus isolate 1M-3 chromosome 14, ASM3797524v1, whole genome shotgun sequence genomic window carries:
- the LOC139980353 gene encoding interferon-induced protein with tetratricopeptide repeats 1-like, with the protein MAGCHSIPDWWKKVPCHFNWKLDQNILIDFKGIANNLDSKLETRNEIEWTETACDMLLFRGYLEVSNFEGVQRNSQKAEEFFVEAEKEAMKVADDDERQAYIIIVNANRLWVLETIHEGNQNEDRRLRLLAKLEESWSRHRDELSQTRLQAFIDATAAFALTRLGPNKYKEAERRYQRALKTIKMKCSWYQSLGAVIGRQARLGWNNVSEPYDGIHDEIQCYEKAIELEPTNKSAQCDLAKVLLRLPDRVDEGKDIMANLDANTCELIIKKGRFYRRLRDNERALDVLRRGEELQHPRSELFLQISIVYRYLASDARDSNNKDEYRRLEMKYIDKCLELEPSFFLGKLSKAIALGKARRNEEAQAMFNGMIEEYKGSPYHLIEVQFRRAYSLFIVNRYQVNENIAKAYEDVIETALEITKNVDISACCQTAEFARQAKEYLQQYYEILDDGGIMAQNLRSRAAEIGLND; encoded by the coding sequence ATGGCCGGTTGTCATTCTATACCCGATTGGTGGAAAAAAGTCCCTTGCCATTTCAATTGGAAGCTTGATCAGAATATTCTCATAGACTTTAAGGGTATAGCAAACAACCTCGATAGTAAACTGGAAACCAGAAATGAGATAGAATGGACGGAGACAGCCTGTGATATGCTGCTATTCAGAGGTTATCTAGAGGTCTCTAATTTTGAAGGGGTGCAAAGAAACTCTCAGAAAGCAGAAGAATTCTTCGTGGAAGCGGAGAAAGAAGCCATGAAAGTTGCAGATGACGATGAACGTCAGGCTTACATCATCATTGTAAATGCAAACAGGTTGTGGGTTCTGGAAACTATCCACGAGGGAAATCAGAACGAGGACAGACGATTAAGACTTCTCGCAAAATTAGAAGAAAGCTGGAGCAGACATCGAGATGAGCTCTCTCAAACGAGACTTCAAGCCTTCATAGACGCCACTGCTGCTTTCGCTTTAACAAGACTTGGACCGAATAAATACAAAGAAGCCGAACGAAGATATCAGCGAGCACTGAAAACCATCAAGATGAAATGTTCGTGGTATCAGTCTCTTGGTGCAGTTATTGGTCGACAGGCTCGTCTTGGATGGAATAACGTCAGTGAACCGTATGATGGCATCCATGATGAGATTCAGTGCTACGAGAAAGCGATTGAATTGGAACCAACAAACAAGTCGGCACAATGTGACCTAGCAAAGGTTTTGCTGAGACTCCCAGATCGAGTCGATGAGGGCAAAGATATCATGGCCAACCTTGACGCAAATACATGTGAACTTATCATAAAGAAAGGTCGTTTTTATCGTCGTTTGCGTGATAATGAAAGAGCCCTTGATGTTTTACGTAGAGGAGAAGAGCTTCAGCATCCTCGATCCGAGTTGTTTCTACAGATATCGATTGTGTACCGATATTTAGCATCTGATGCCCGAGACAGCAATAATAAGGACGAATATAGAAGattggaaatgaaatatattgataaatgtcTTGAACTAGAACCTTCCTTTTTTTTAGGTAAACTAAGCAAAGCGATTGCGTTGGGTAAGGCGCGACGTAATGAGGAGGCACAGGCAATGTTCAACGGTATGATTGAGGAGTACAAAGGCTCTCCGTATCATTTGATCGAAGTTCAATTTCGACGTGCTTATAGCTTGTTTATTGTTAATAGATATCaagtaaatgaaaatatcgcaaAGGCATATGAAGATGTGATAGAGACAGCACTTGAAATAACGAAAAATGTAGATATTTCTGCTTGTTGTCAAACTGCTGAATTTGCCAGGCAGGCCAaagaatatttacaacaatATTATGAAATACTAGACGATGGCGGTATCATGGCACAGAACCTTCGTAGCAGGGCAGCAGAGATTGGATTGAATGATTAG